From the Butyrivibrio fibrisolvens genome, one window contains:
- a CDS encoding dihydroorotate dehydrogenase electron transfer subunit: MAKKKVSAKVISQKIIADGIYDLRLETEITEDAVPGQFVGVYTDDKSSLLPRPISICGVDKEKNELRLVYRVVGKGTDLFSKLSEGDQVDVLGPLGNGYPMEEAAGKTAILMGGGIGVPPLLELAKRLTRLSEDKRPKDIKIVMGYRNDQTFLADEFRKYAELYIATDDGSLGTHGTVIDALNEQNIEGDVIYTCGPMPMLRGIKKYAAEHNMKAYLSLEERMACGVGACLGCVVKTRDVDAHSHVNNARICTDGPVFDAEDVDI, translated from the coding sequence ATGGCAAAGAAGAAAGTAAGTGCAAAAGTTATATCTCAGAAGATCATTGCTGATGGGATATATGATCTAAGACTTGAAACAGAGATTACAGAGGATGCAGTTCCCGGTCAGTTCGTTGGAGTTTATACAGATGATAAGTCTTCTCTCCTTCCTCGTCCTATCAGTATCTGCGGTGTAGATAAGGAAAAAAATGAATTAAGGCTCGTTTACAGAGTTGTGGGCAAGGGAACAGATCTTTTTTCAAAACTATCAGAGGGTGATCAGGTGGATGTACTGGGACCTCTGGGGAATGGCTATCCTATGGAAGAAGCTGCAGGTAAGACTGCAATCCTTATGGGCGGCGGAATCGGTGTTCCTCCGCTTTTGGAGCTTGCAAAAAGGCTCACAAGACTTTCGGAAGATAAGCGTCCTAAAGATATCAAGATAGTAATGGGATACAGGAATGATCAGACTTTCCTTGCTGATGAATTCAGAAAATATGCTGAGCTGTATATAGCTACAGACGATGGAAGTCTTGGTACGCACGGAACTGTAATAGATGCCCTTAATGAGCAGAACATCGAGGGCGATGTTATCTATACCTGCGGACCTATGCCGATGCTTAGAGGAATCAAAAAGTATGCCGCAGAGCATAACATGAAGGCATATCTGTCTCTTGAAGAGAGGATGGCATGCGGCGTTGGAGCCTGCCTTGGATGCGTTGTAAAAACAAGAGATGTAGATGCACATTCACATGTTAATAACGCAAGGATCTGTACAGATGGGCCTGTATTTGATGCAGAGGATGTAGATATCTGA
- a CDS encoding dihydroorotase, which yields MLLIKNGYVIDPESGREGKADILISDDGIISKISDATNESSTNECDITECSGIEGSNDTASGLQVIDADGLIVTAGLIDGHVHFRDPGQTYKEDIITGASAAAKGGYTSVIMMGNTIPHMDNPETLKYALEKGATTGIHTYVCANVTMGMEGRELTDMSALIKAGAVLFTDDGKPVIEESLMKIACENAARLNKVISLHEENPKYIKENGVNSGSAAESLGLTGSDRMAEISMVERDIRIAEETGCALTIQHISTKEAVELIRQARKNGANIHAEATPHHFTLTDEAVKKHGTLAKMNPPLRKEDDRLAIIKGLQDGTIDMIATDHAPHSKEEKDRDFKDAPSGIIGLETAFSLGLRELVEPGYLTIRELLDRMSTATARLYELPGGAVKEGAPADLMIFDKNEKWVVPDKFASKAVNSPFIGETMPGVIKYTIASGKVVYKTF from the coding sequence ATGCTATTAATAAAAAACGGATATGTGATAGACCCTGAATCCGGCAGGGAAGGTAAAGCTGATATCCTTATTAGCGACGATGGCATTATATCTAAGATAAGCGATGCTACCAATGAAAGTAGTACCAATGAATGTGATATCACTGAATGTAGTGGTATAGAAGGCAGTAATGACACAGCTTCTGGTCTTCAGGTTATTGATGCAGACGGACTTATAGTGACAGCAGGTCTTATAGATGGTCATGTACACTTTAGAGATCCCGGCCAGACTTACAAGGAAGATATAATAACAGGGGCCAGTGCTGCAGCAAAGGGCGGATATACAAGTGTCATCATGATGGGCAATACTATCCCTCATATGGACAATCCCGAGACTCTTAAATATGCTCTTGAAAAAGGTGCTACAACAGGAATCCATACCTACGTATGTGCCAACGTGACTATGGGTATGGAAGGGCGAGAGCTTACTGATATGTCTGCGCTTATAAAGGCAGGGGCAGTTCTATTTACAGATGATGGAAAACCTGTAATCGAAGAAAGCCTTATGAAGATTGCGTGTGAGAATGCAGCAAGGCTTAATAAAGTGATAAGTCTTCACGAAGAAAATCCCAAATATATAAAAGAAAATGGAGTAAATTCTGGAAGCGCGGCAGAAAGCCTTGGACTTACAGGATCTGATCGCATGGCAGAAATATCTATGGTTGAACGAGATATAAGGATCGCTGAGGAGACAGGATGCGCGCTTACAATACAGCATATCAGTACTAAAGAGGCAGTCGAACTTATAAGACAGGCAAGGAAAAATGGAGCTAATATCCATGCAGAGGCTACTCCTCATCACTTCACTCTTACAGATGAAGCAGTAAAAAAGCATGGAACCCTTGCCAAGATGAATCCTCCTCTTAGAAAAGAAGATGACAGACTTGCAATAATCAAGGGACTTCAAGATGGGACTATAGATATGATCGCAACAGATCATGCTCCTCATAGTAAGGAAGAAAAGGACAGAGATTTTAAGGATGCTCCAAGTGGAATAATAGGGCTTGAAACAGCTTTTTCCTTAGGACTTAGAGAACTTGTGGAGCCGGGATATCTGACGATAAGAGAACTTCTTGATCGTATGAGCACAGCTACGGCAAGGCTATACGAACTTCCGGGAGGAGCTGTTAAAGAGGGAGCACCGGCGGATCTTATGATATTTGATAAAAATGAAAAGTGGGTTGTTCCGGACAAGTTTGCATCAAAAGCTGTAAATTCTCCATTTATTGGAGAGACAATGCCGGGGGTAATCAAGTATACTATAGCAAGTGGTAAGGTTGTATATAAAACATTCTAA
- a CDS encoding lysophospholipid acyltransferase family protein, protein MIRFILTAIFLLVFFIVSIPLYIIELIIGLINKDLSRRSSLAIVSWAFRVVAFLSGVKLTVKGEENVPKDEAVLYIGNHLSYFDVVLTYCRVPRPTGYIAKKEFLKVPFLSWWMLFLDCLFMDRSDVKQSAQIIFSAIDKIKSGISICIYPEGTRNKDEVTIQEFHKGSFKPAQRTNCPIVPMIVTHTRDIFENHLPFLKSTHVVLEYLPPVRFSDLSKEDQKQVHEYFRNMMQEAYTRNLNEN, encoded by the coding sequence ATGATAAGATTCATTCTTACTGCAATATTTTTACTTGTATTTTTTATAGTATCAATTCCGCTCTATATCATCGAACTTATAATAGGTCTTATCAATAAAGATCTATCAAGGAGAAGTTCACTTGCTATCGTATCCTGGGCATTTAGAGTTGTAGCATTCCTATCAGGTGTCAAGCTCACTGTTAAGGGTGAAGAGAATGTTCCTAAGGACGAAGCTGTTCTGTATATCGGTAACCACTTAAGCTACTTCGACGTAGTGCTTACCTATTGCAGAGTTCCAAGACCTACAGGTTATATAGCCAAGAAGGAATTCTTAAAGGTTCCGTTCCTGTCCTGGTGGATGCTATTCCTCGACTGCCTCTTCATGGATAGAAGCGATGTCAAGCAGAGCGCTCAGATCATCTTCTCAGCAATTGATAAGATCAAAAGCGGCATCTCCATCTGCATATATCCGGAAGGCACCAGAAACAAGGACGAAGTTACAATTCAGGAATTCCACAAGGGAAGTTTCAAACCTGCGCAGCGTACCAACTGCCCTATCGTTCCAATGATTGTCACACATACACGTGACATCTTTGAGAACCACCTTCCATTCCTTAAGTCAACGCATGTAGTCCTCGAATACCTTCCCCCAGTTCGCTTCAGCGACCTCTCTAAGGAAGATCAAAAGCAGGTTCATGAGTACTTCAGGAACATGATGCAGGAAGCTTATACCAGAAATCTTAACGAGAACTAA
- a CDS encoding glycoside hydrolase family 9 protein produces MLSHKIRATSILLLTCVLLVSGCAESAPSINPITDTIQEDSLTTPDPALSTAIALESISPKILTDQNGYRTGASKTVLFINKDLDTSKLPSTFEIRKVADDAAVFTASITWSLDKAGDTGECIGSGTFTDYQTDGDYYIYAEGLGDSCSFSIGDGVYDMLYESALRQYYLNRCGVALTQEYAGDDARGICHSDLATYKSDSSKTLDITGGWHLDSNADRDVETGCLIIDNLLLSYEMNPEVFTKDCGIPESGDDVPDVLDEIRYEADWLLKMQDKSTGGVYASALTNAKAGQNLSMAQVIVTDVTPQATISFAATLGWCSYVYGNIDPDFSKKCLEASKKAYEAASSMGALGSCDASFLAAAQLYRLTGDKTYENCLSTYFKSSSFESDFIMNDCIFMGGICYLKTTQPVNRDVCSKIMGALIGEAETISVASKKSDYMISTGSYDDITTILRNMRCLTVTNHIIYSQEYVEIIENHAHFLLGRGPSGANLATDTTEYTYKQNGTKTGILYDPILDAEFLILLSAIM; encoded by the coding sequence ATGCTATCACATAAGATAAGAGCTACCAGTATTTTGCTATTGACCTGTGTTTTACTCGTTTCAGGGTGCGCAGAATCTGCGCCTTCTATCAATCCCATCACAGATACTATACAAGAGGATTCGCTTACTACGCCGGATCCGGCCCTTTCTACGGCTATAGCTCTTGAAAGCATATCTCCTAAAATTCTGACCGATCAAAACGGCTATAGAACGGGAGCTTCCAAGACAGTTCTTTTTATAAACAAAGATTTAGATACTTCTAAGCTTCCATCAACATTTGAGATCAGAAAAGTAGCGGATGATGCTGCCGTTTTTACAGCTTCAATCACATGGTCTTTGGATAAGGCCGGTGATACAGGCGAATGCATTGGAAGCGGAACATTTACAGACTATCAGACAGATGGTGACTATTATATCTACGCAGAAGGACTGGGGGACTCCTGCTCTTTTTCCATAGGAGATGGTGTATATGACATGCTGTATGAAAGTGCGCTGAGGCAGTACTACCTTAACAGGTGCGGTGTTGCGCTGACGCAGGAATACGCAGGTGACGATGCCAGAGGTATATGCCACTCTGATCTTGCAACTTATAAAAGTGACAGTTCTAAAACCCTTGATATAACAGGCGGATGGCACCTTGATTCTAATGCGGACAGAGACGTTGAGACGGGATGCCTTATAATAGATAACCTTCTGCTTTCGTATGAGATGAATCCTGAGGTATTTACTAAAGATTGCGGGATTCCAGAAAGCGGGGATGATGTTCCGGATGTCCTTGATGAGATAAGATATGAGGCAGACTGGCTTTTGAAGATGCAGGATAAGAGTACAGGAGGAGTATATGCATCTGCTCTGACCAATGCCAAAGCAGGACAGAACCTGTCTATGGCCCAGGTTATAGTAACAGATGTTACGCCTCAGGCTACTATCAGCTTTGCGGCAACCCTTGGCTGGTGCAGTTATGTTTATGGGAATATCGATCCTGATTTTTCCAAAAAGTGTCTGGAAGCTTCCAAGAAGGCTTATGAAGCAGCTTCTTCAATGGGAGCTTTGGGAAGCTGTGATGCTTCGTTTCTTGCAGCTGCGCAGCTTTACAGATTGACGGGGGACAAGACTTATGAGAATTGTCTTTCGACATATTTTAAGAGTAGCTCATTCGAATCAGATTTTATCATGAATGACTGTATCTTCATGGGAGGCATATGCTATCTTAAGACTACTCAGCCTGTTAACAGAGATGTGTGTTCTAAGATAATGGGAGCGCTGATAGGCGAGGCTGAGACCATAAGTGTTGCATCCAAGAAATCAGATTATATGATATCTACAGGAAGTTATGATGATATCACGACGATCCTTCGTAATATGCGCTGCCTTACAGTGACCAACCATATAATATACAGTCAGGAATATGTTGAGATAATAGAAAATCATGCACATTTTCTTCTGGGAAGAGGGCCTTCCGGAGCCAATCTGGCTACAGATACCACAGAATATACCTACAAACAAAACGGCACCAAAACAGGGATCCTGTACGATCCCATCCTGGATGCCGAGTTCCTGATACTGCTTAGTGCGATAATGTAG
- a CDS encoding hydratase, translating to MITTTKTGAYLVNGTDLIEDSADALEAVAAKTGKTPDKEEAKKGTIAYSILKAHNTSGNMDDLQIKFDKLTSHDITYVGIIQTARASGLTKFPIPYVLTNCHNSLCAVGGTINEDDHMFGLTAAKKYGGMYVPPHQAVIHQFAREVLATGGGMILGSDSHTRYGALGTMAMGEGGPELVKQLLSQTYDIKMPGVIAIYMTGEPVKGVGPQDVALAIIGEVFKSGYVKNKVMEFVGPGVASLSADFRIGVDVMTTETTCLSSIWQTDDEIESFYEIHGRKEDYKKLSPSDVAYYDGVVKVDLSTIRPMIAMPFHPSMAYEIDFVNANLEQMLHETEERAKVSFGDKIEYSLKDKIVDGKFLVDQGIIAGCAGGGFENICAAADIMKGRYIGADKFTMSVYPASTPIYMELLKNGVAASLLETGTVLKTAFCGPCFGAGDTPANNAFSIRHSTRNFPNREGSKVQNGQISSVALMDARSIAATAANKGFLTPATEFDGEYNQYTYHFDANIYKNRVFDSHGVADPDAQIQFGPNIKDWPKMEALPKDLVLKVVSEIHDPVTTTDELIPSGETSSYRSNPQGLAEFTLSRKDPEYVGRAKEIQKAETALVAGDDPFKAVPELENVVDTIKKSGADVTIDVESVGFGSTIFAVKPGDGSAREQAASCQKVLGGWANVANEYATKRYRSNLINWGMLPLIIEQGDLPFKNLDYIFLPDIRKEVEDKADTIKAVAVSGDQTKEFTMTLGDLTDHERQIILDGCLINFNRQ from the coding sequence ATGATAACTACTACAAAAACAGGCGCTTATCTTGTAAACGGCACAGATCTTATAGAAGACAGCGCAGATGCTTTAGAGGCCGTAGCAGCTAAAACAGGCAAGACCCCGGATAAGGAAGAAGCTAAAAAGGGTACTATAGCCTATAGCATTCTCAAAGCCCACAATACATCGGGCAATATGGATGATCTTCAGATCAAATTCGATAAACTCACTTCCCATGACATTACATATGTTGGTATCATTCAGACAGCACGTGCGTCAGGTCTTACCAAGTTCCCGATTCCTTATGTTCTGACCAACTGCCATAACTCTCTGTGCGCAGTAGGTGGAACTATCAATGAAGATGATCATATGTTCGGTCTTACTGCAGCCAAGAAATACGGCGGAATGTATGTTCCACCTCACCAGGCTGTAATCCATCAGTTTGCAAGAGAGGTTCTTGCTACAGGTGGTGGCATGATCCTTGGATCTGATTCTCATACAAGGTACGGCGCTCTTGGAACCATGGCAATGGGAGAAGGCGGACCTGAGCTTGTTAAGCAGCTTCTGTCTCAGACTTATGATATCAAGATGCCGGGCGTTATAGCTATATATATGACAGGAGAGCCTGTTAAGGGCGTAGGACCTCAGGACGTAGCTCTTGCTATTATCGGTGAAGTATTCAAGTCAGGATATGTCAAGAACAAGGTTATGGAGTTCGTAGGTCCCGGCGTTGCAAGCCTTTCTGCAGACTTCCGTATAGGCGTTGACGTTATGACTACAGAGACCACCTGTCTTTCATCTATCTGGCAGACAGATGATGAGATAGAGTCCTTCTATGAGATCCATGGAAGAAAAGAAGACTATAAGAAGCTCTCACCTTCTGATGTTGCATATTATGACGGCGTAGTTAAGGTGGATCTTAGCACTATAAGACCTATGATCGCTATGCCTTTCCATCCTTCTATGGCATATGAGATTGATTTTGTAAATGCTAACCTTGAGCAGATGCTCCATGAGACAGAAGAAAGAGCCAAGGTTTCATTTGGAGATAAGATAGAGTACTCTCTTAAGGACAAGATAGTAGATGGTAAGTTCCTTGTAGATCAGGGTATCATCGCAGGCTGCGCCGGAGGCGGATTTGAGAATATCTGCGCCGCAGCTGATATCATGAAGGGCCGCTACATAGGAGCTGATAAGTTCACTATGTCTGTATATCCTGCATCTACACCTATTTATATGGAACTTCTCAAAAACGGCGTTGCAGCTTCACTCCTTGAGACAGGAACAGTCCTTAAGACCGCCTTCTGTGGACCATGTTTTGGCGCAGGAGATACACCTGCCAACAATGCATTCTCTATCCGTCACTCAACACGTAACTTCCCTAACAGAGAAGGTTCCAAGGTTCAGAACGGACAGATATCTTCAGTTGCACTTATGGATGCAAGATCTATCGCAGCTACAGCTGCCAATAAGGGCTTCCTTACACCTGCAACTGAGTTTGATGGAGAATACAATCAGTATACATATCATTTTGATGCCAATATTTATAAGAACAGAGTATTTGATTCACACGGCGTTGCTGATCCGGATGCTCAGATTCAGTTCGGACCTAACATCAAAGACTGGCCTAAGATGGAGGCACTTCCCAAGGATCTTGTACTTAAGGTTGTATCTGAGATCCATGATCCTGTTACAACAACTGACGAGCTTATACCTTCCGGTGAGACATCATCTTACAGATCTAATCCTCAGGGACTTGCAGAGTTTACTCTTTCAAGAAAAGATCCTGAGTATGTAGGTCGTGCCAAGGAGATCCAGAAAGCTGAGACAGCCCTTGTTGCAGGAGATGATCCTTTCAAGGCAGTACCGGAACTTGAAAATGTGGTAGATACTATCAAAAAGTCCGGTGCAGATGTCACAATAGATGTTGAAAGCGTTGGATTTGGTTCAACTATTTTTGCAGTTAAGCCGGGCGATGGATCAGCCCGTGAGCAGGCAGCCTCCTGCCAGAAGGTTCTTGGAGGATGGGCTAATGTAGCCAATGAATATGCTACTAAGCGTTATCGTTCCAATCTCATAAACTGGGGTATGCTTCCGCTTATAATCGAGCAGGGCGACCTTCCATTTAAGAACCTTGATTACATCTTCCTTCCTGATATAAGAAAAGAAGTTGAGGACAAGGCTGATACTATCAAAGCGGTAGCTGTAAGTGGTGACCAGACCAAAGAGTTTACTATGACTCTTGGTGATCTTACAGATCATGAAAGACAGATCATTCTTGATGGATGTCTTATCAATTTCAACAGACAGTAA
- a CDS encoding glycogen/starch/alpha-glucan phosphorylase: MAKTTKTRESFDKELFKRSVLYNIKTLYRRTLEEATPQQIYQAASLAIKDQIIDQWMDTQKAMEEQDPKIVYYMSMEFLMGRAFGNNLINLRAYEGVGEVMDELGVDLNLIEDQEPDPALGNGGLGRLAACFLDSLASLNYVAYGCGIRYKYGMFRQEIHDGYQVEKPDDWLVNGNPFELRRQEYAKEIKFGGYVRMYQDENGRTMFKQEDYQAVRAVPYDLPVLGYGNGVVDTLRIWDAEPINNFQLDSFDKGDYQKAVEQENLAKQICEVLYPNDNHIAGKELRLKQQYFFISASVQTAVQKYLKNHDDIKKFYEKNVFQLNDTHPTVAVAELMRVLMDDYYLEWDEAWDVTTKTCCYTNHTIMAEALEKWPQDLFQRLLPRIYQIVEEINRRFNIEIVNRYSNDHNASVDEKLRKMAILYDNQVRMAHLAIVGSHSVNGVAKLHTEILEKRELKDFYEMMPEKFNNKTNGITQRRFLMHANPLLADWCTKKVGDGWITDLTVLKGLKKTAATAKAGKEFMAIKKKNKERLAKYILQHNGIQIDPDSIYDCQVKRLHEYKRQLLNILHVIYLYDKIKSDPKFDMPKETFIFGAKAAAGYRIAKLTIKLINSVADVVNNDPDVNGRIKVVFIEDYRVSNAELIFAAADVSEQISTASREASGTGNMKMMLNGAVTIGTMDGANVEIVGEVGKDNAFIFGMSSDEVIEHERKNDYDPMSIYNSDAVIKKTVDHLIDGTFSKDKELFRPLWNSLLNTKDTSKADTYFILKDFHSYAEAQAKVRKAYEDKAGWAKMAMLQTACCGKFSSDRTIEEYVKDIWHLDKIKI, from the coding sequence ATGGCTAAGACTACTAAGACCAGAGAATCTTTTGACAAAGAATTATTCAAGCGTAGCGTTTTATATAATATCAAAACTCTCTACAGAAGAACTCTCGAAGAAGCAACTCCCCAGCAGATATATCAGGCGGCAAGCCTTGCCATCAAGGATCAGATCATCGATCAGTGGATGGACACGCAGAAAGCCATGGAAGAGCAGGATCCCAAGATCGTGTATTATATGTCCATGGAATTCCTGATGGGGCGAGCATTTGGCAATAACCTCATAAACCTTCGTGCATATGAGGGCGTAGGAGAGGTTATGGATGAACTTGGCGTTGATCTAAACCTCATAGAAGATCAGGAACCGGATCCTGCCCTTGGTAACGGAGGTCTTGGAAGACTTGCTGCATGCTTCCTTGATTCACTTGCATCTCTTAATTATGTGGCATACGGATGCGGAATCCGTTACAAATACGGCATGTTCCGTCAGGAGATACATGACGGATATCAGGTTGAAAAGCCCGATGACTGGCTTGTTAACGGCAATCCATTTGAACTTCGCCGTCAGGAATATGCCAAGGAGATAAAGTTCGGCGGATATGTCAGAATGTATCAGGATGAGAACGGCAGGACTATGTTCAAGCAGGAGGATTATCAGGCTGTAAGAGCTGTTCCTTACGACCTTCCTGTTCTTGGCTATGGCAATGGTGTTGTAGATACTCTGCGTATCTGGGATGCTGAGCCTATTAACAATTTCCAGCTTGACTCTTTTGATAAGGGTGATTATCAGAAGGCTGTAGAGCAGGAGAACCTTGCCAAGCAGATATGTGAAGTATTATATCCCAATGATAATCATATAGCGGGCAAAGAGCTAAGACTCAAACAGCAGTATTTCTTCATCTCCGCTTCAGTTCAGACTGCTGTTCAGAAATACCTTAAGAATCATGATGACATCAAAAAGTTCTACGAGAAGAATGTATTCCAGCTCAATGATACTCATCCTACAGTTGCTGTAGCTGAGCTCATGAGAGTTCTTATGGATGACTATTATCTTGAATGGGATGAAGCATGGGATGTTACTACCAAGACCTGCTGTTATACCAACCATACTATCATGGCAGAAGCTCTTGAGAAGTGGCCTCAGGATTTGTTCCAGAGACTTCTTCCTCGTATATATCAGATAGTTGAGGAGATCAATAGAAGATTTAATATAGAAATAGTAAACAGATATTCAAACGATCATAATGCAAGTGTTGACGAGAAGCTTCGTAAGATGGCTATCCTCTATGATAATCAGGTACGTATGGCTCATCTTGCAATAGTTGGAAGCCACTCAGTTAACGGTGTCGCCAAACTTCATACAGAGATCCTTGAAAAGAGAGAACTTAAGGATTTCTATGAGATGATGCCAGAGAAGTTCAACAATAAGACCAATGGTATCACTCAGAGAAGATTCCTGATGCATGCTAATCCTCTTCTTGCAGACTGGTGTACCAAGAAGGTTGGAGACGGCTGGATAACAGATCTTACAGTATTAAAGGGACTTAAGAAGACTGCTGCTACAGCTAAGGCCGGCAAGGAATTCATGGCTATCAAGAAAAAGAATAAAGAAAGACTTGCCAAATATATCCTGCAGCATAACGGCATCCAGATCGATCCTGATTCTATCTATGACTGCCAGGTAAAAAGACTTCATGAGTATAAAAGGCAGCTCCTTAATATACTCCATGTAATATACCTGTATGACAAGATCAAGTCAGATCCTAAGTTCGATATGCCTAAGGAGACCTTTATCTTTGGTGCTAAAGCTGCGGCAGGATACAGGATTGCAAAGCTTACAATTAAGCTCATCAATTCAGTAGCAGATGTAGTTAATAATGATCCTGATGTTAACGGTCGTATCAAGGTAGTATTCATAGAAGATTACAGGGTATCCAATGCTGAGCTTATCTTTGCGGCAGCAGATGTATCAGAGCAGATATCTACCGCAAGCCGTGAAGCGTCCGGAACAGGTAACATGAAGATGATGCTTAACGGTGCTGTTACCATCGGCACCATGGACGGAGCTAACGTAGAGATAGTAGGAGAAGTTGGCAAGGACAATGCCTTCATTTTCGGTATGTCATCTGATGAAGTCATAGAGCATGAGAGAAAAAATGACTATGATCCTATGAGCATCTATAATAGCGATGCTGTTATAAAAAAGACAGTGGACCATCTCATCGACGGAACCTTCAGTAAGGACAAGGAACTGTTCAGACCACTTTGGAACTCTCTTCTTAATACTAAGGATACAAGTAAGGCAGACACTTATTTTATCCTTAAAGACTTCCATTCCTATGCCGAGGCTCAGGCAAAGGTCAGAAAGGCTTATGAGGACAAGGCCGGCTGGGCCAAGATGGCTATGCTTCAGACAGCATGCTGTGGCAAGTTCTCATCAGACAGGACTATAGAAGAGTATGTTAAGGATATATGGCATCTGGATAAGATCAAGATCTAA
- a CDS encoding SGNH/GDSL hydrolase family protein: MKKRIIDFLLVLNMVVCMAGFGVQKAYAGSVPHNGNTEGPASIDDVATVFYNTSLYEEEWYIEALKAGTLSTGTNGRFEYFIRKLQKGKKVTIAFIGGSVTEGGGVLDPAQSYGDQFIASLGEKYPKAKIEYVNAGVGGTSSAIGALRYDRDVTKKCSKTPDLVVVEFSVNDQEDPTNGRAYESLIRQILETDDETAVVQMFAVFKSRWNTEDLYKPVGNLYGTPMVSVKDGTAAAFEAGYLNNELYFSDDYHPTALGHKIMADTLMNLVNEVDDAVAAGTASKSIAPVPATYFYSPDFLNMKLVSSKDSNGAKVTKGSFSQTDTQVHALVRNGEVTFPYNWSHDVSSNEPFVLEVTCKNILFDYKRSISDEYGKAEIYVDGELVAVLDGYKSDAWNNSYIELVYDSQEVAKHKLEVRMAEEDKDKKFTILGIAYSDKKMTYTQDPIVLEYTTGSEDTASYN; the protein is encoded by the coding sequence ATGAAAAAAAGAATAATAGACTTTTTGCTTGTTCTTAACATGGTAGTATGTATGGCTGGCTTTGGCGTACAGAAAGCTTATGCAGGATCTGTACCTCATAATGGTAATACTGAAGGCCCAGCATCTATAGATGATGTGGCTACTGTATTTTATAATACCAGCCTCTACGAAGAAGAGTGGTACATAGAGGCTCTTAAGGCAGGAACTCTTTCGACAGGTACCAATGGAAGATTTGAATACTTCATAAGAAAACTTCAAAAGGGCAAAAAAGTTACTATAGCATTTATAGGCGGCTCTGTAACAGAGGGCGGCGGAGTCCTTGATCCTGCCCAGTCTTATGGTGATCAGTTTATAGCTTCTCTTGGGGAGAAATATCCTAAAGCCAAGATAGAGTATGTCAATGCCGGAGTAGGCGGGACATCCTCTGCTATCGGAGCCCTAAGATATGACAGGGACGTTACTAAAAAGTGCTCCAAGACTCCTGATCTTGTAGTTGTAGAATTTTCTGTCAATGACCAGGAGGATCCTACAAACGGCCGTGCATATGAAAGCCTTATAAGACAGATCCTTGAAACAGATGATGAGACTGCAGTAGTGCAGATGTTTGCTGTATTTAAGTCAAGGTGGAATACGGAAGATCTCTACAAACCAGTTGGTAATCTGTACGGAACACCTATGGTAAGTGTTAAGGACGGTACTGCAGCAGCCTTTGAAGCAGGGTATCTTAATAATGAATTATACTTTAGTGATGATTATCATCCGACAGCCCTTGGTCATAAGATCATGGCTGATACACTGATGAATCTTGTGAATGAAGTTGATGACGCTGTTGCAGCAGGAACTGCATCAAAGTCTATAGCTCCTGTACCTGCCACATACTTCTATTCACCTGACTTCCTTAATATGAAGCTTGTAAGCAGCAAGGATTCAAATGGTGCCAAGGTTACAAAGGGGAGCTTCTCACAGACTGATACTCAGGTTCATGCTCTCGTTAGAAACGGTGAAGTTACATTCCCTTATAACTGGTCGCATGATGTAAGTAGTAATGAGCCATTTGTATTAGAAGTTACCTGCAAGAATATTCTCTTTGATTATAAGAGATCAATCAGTGATGAATATGGTAAAGCAGAAATCTATGTAGATGGCGAACTTGTGGCTGTCCTTGATGGATACAAGTCAGACGCCTGGAATAACAGCTATATTGAACTGGTTTATGATTCACAGGAAGTAGCCAAGCATAAGCTGGAAGTCAGGATGGCTGAAGAAGACAAGGACAAGAAATTTACAATCCTTGGTATAGCTTATTCTGATAAGAAGATGACCTATACTCAGGATCCGATCGTCCTGGAATATACTACAGGAAGTGAGGATACTGCTTCTTACAACTAG